In candidate division KSB1 bacterium, the genomic stretch CCTCCGCCCGCTTGCGCGCCGCCTCCTGCTCGAGCATCTCGGTCTGACCCAAATAACGATCAATGTGCCGCTTCTGCAACTCACCGATTTGACGGGCGCGCTTGGCGATCACCAGCACCGCCTCGTAAATGTTGGCCGCGCGCGGCAGGTAATCTTCCGGAAACAGGTGTTCTGACTTCATCGGACCTTTCTCTGGGACTTGCGCACCGGCCGCGTTTCCCCCGCAGTCGCTTGAGGCTGCTGAATCGACGGCGCGCACAGTCTCCTTTTCATGTGTGCTTAACCACTAAATCTGGCGCTGACGATGGCTTCAATCTCCGCCACCGCTCGCTCTAAGTCATCGTTGATCACGCGGCAGTCAAAGCGGTCCGCGTGCTGAATTTCCATTTCGACGCGATTCAGGCGCCGCTCAATCAACTCCGGCGGCTCCGTGTGCCGCTTTTCCAATCGTTCGCGCAGCGTCGCGCGAGACGGCGGCTGCAGGAAGATG encodes the following:
- a CDS encoding DNA-directed RNA polymerase subunit omega, with protein sequence MKSEHLFPEDYLPRAANIYEAVLVIAKRARQIGELQKRHIDRYLGQTEMLEQEAARKRAEESDDAEPPEPIERPGLKFEKPVVLAMEEMHQGRIEYYYEG